The Thunnus thynnus chromosome 19, fThuThy2.1, whole genome shotgun sequence genome contains the following window.
tttttcccttttctgaTGAGACATCTTTAAGATTTTTTACCCATTTAATGCATTATGTTTgttacttttgtgtgtgtgtgtgtgtgtgtgtgtgtgtgtgtgtgtgtgtgtgcatcttattatttgtgcaaataactaaactaaactaaaatctTCTGGAGAGATATATCATTGATTTACTGTCTTGCATGTTAGATGTACAGATCCTCGTCTGTCCAGTCATAATTATGTTAACTTGGAAAACAACTTGAGAAAAGCCagcaaaagcttttttttgttactagAACAGACTGTTATAAAGAAGTGGAAAACACAGTTACAGTTTGGATAACTGGCTCAAACAATATGGATTTATTAGCAATGCAGCAAGCAGCTCGTGACCTCCAACAAAATCATACTGGACAAAATGGGTTGTGGGCACACGTTGTACAAAGAAATGTACCTCAGTAATGGACTAAAACAGTACATTTCATATGATTTAGGAAGAAGGATATGGTCCAAATGTGCCAGGTGCAATAGAttcaaacatttccttttaGTTAGTGcaataaaattaatgaattttCACTGTTAACTACCCAAAAGAGTCTTATCAATACTCATCTATGCAATTTAAATCTTGTATCTTGCTGTATCAATGTAGAGATCATGATTTAATATGCAGTATCTGCTACATTTGCACTAGCCATGTACTATCAGACACCATATACTTTATATTAAGAGTATGgttcttgtttttactgtaagttCAGTTTCTGGTCAAGATTTTAGTCAGCCTACTTGTTTTTATGtctattttcttatttatcccattttccatatttttattttgtgtttcatgtgGGAATTGGATGCTGTAACTCTACAATTTCCTACTAGGATTAATAAAGAACTCTATCTGTCACTAACTCTTATCtttatctatctctctcttgtttttgtcttttggttTTTTGGTTGGATTTTCTGgtttgaggttgtagtgggtggtggaggtgtactggagtgcattgtACTGAAGAGTGTCCCTAATATTTTGTCTAACTCATTGACATTGAAATGTTCTGTTtgcaaaaatcataaaaaaatgtatttaaaaatgtatcaaattcATGTAAACAGACATAATGATCAATGTCTTCAAACGTGTCTCTCTCTTGTAGATCTCCCTCGCAGTGTAACGATTAGATGGCTGACTGACCCTCAGTCTCTCCTCTCACTGGGGAAATCCTGTTTCTCAATGGTTTACCACAGAAACATCTGCTCTCCTGCTGCCTCTCATTCTGTAAGAGACTGTTGATAAAGTCCCCCCCCCGTCCCCCTcctcaccatcaccatcatcaccaccatggCAGCAGCTCCAGATGCACCCTGCCTGTCGGAGCTCGGCGGACTCCCCAGCAGGAACATCAGCCTCATCTCCGGCACCCGACCCTGCAACCGCAGCACCGTCAGGACCTCGACCTACTCCCCGCAAGCCACCGCCGCCTTCGCCATCTCCATAACCTTCATGATGCTTCTGACCATCGTCGGCAACATCCTGGTCATCATTGCCGTGCTGACGTCCCGATCCCTCAAGGGCGCTCAGAACCTTTTCCTGGTGTCTCTGGCTGCAGCAGATATTTTAGTGGCCACGCTTATTATCCCTTTCTCGTTGGCTAACGAGCTGCAGGGCTACTGGGCGTTTAGCTCCATTTGGTGTGAAATTTACCTGGCGCTGGATGTTCTCTTCTGTACTTCCTCTATTGTGCACCTGTGCGCCATAGCACTGGACCGCTACCTGTCCATCTCGCGGCCGGTGACCTATGGCGCCAAACGCACCCCCATGCGCATCAACGCAGCTATAATTGTTGTCTGGCTGATTTCGGCGGTCATCTCgttccctcctcttctctcgcTGGACAAGAGTGAAGGAGGTGAAGAGGTGTGTGAGCTGAACAACGAGCGCTGGTATATTCTCTACTCAACCATTGGCTCCTTCTTTGCTCCCTGTGTGATCATGATCCTGGTGTACGTGAGGATTTATCAGATTGCGAAGCAGCACACGCGCTGCCCACCTGGGCGGAAGAGTAAAACAGCAGTGAGAGGAAGCGCCAGCGTTGCAACCATCGAGCCTGGGGCAAAGTTAGCTGAACAGAACGGGGATCAAGGAGGTACGACTGCGAGCCAAAGAGAAAAAGTTTCAACCAAAATGTCTTGTTCGGATTCCACGCCATCATCACTTCAAAAAGACCCTGAGAACATCACGAGCCAGGACACTCAGCACCATCCTCCTAACTCGAGTATCGCTCAAGTCCAAAAATCCACCTCTTCCCCCTCAATCCCCCAACACGGCAGGCAAATCCTCAAAGTTGTCCCCAAGAAACAACTCACCAAAAGAGGGGAAGCACAGACGGATGTGCATCTCGACAACAGTTCCAGCTCTGGTTCCGAGGCCGAGCTGGAAATCTGCGAGAAAGATGTTGCAGGTAAAGAAGAGGCAAACAAGACTGACGAGCAAAGCAAAAGGTTCAAAGTTCAGATGCTGAATCTGGCTGGCAGATACAAAAATACAATGGCCACATCATCTGGCACCAAACTGGTACATGAGGGAGCTCATAACATTCAGGGGACACCCATCTCTCGCCGCAAAGCCATGGCGAACCGGGAGAAGCGGTTCACCTTTGTCTTGGCTGTGGTGATGGGGGTGTTTGTGATCTGCTGGTTCCCCTTCTTCTTGTCTTATTCTCTCCAGGCGGTGTGTCCCGAGACGTGCA
Protein-coding sequences here:
- the LOC137171162 gene encoding alpha-2B adrenergic receptor; its protein translation is MAAAPDAPCLSELGGLPSRNISLISGTRPCNRSTVRTSTYSPQATAAFAISITFMMLLTIVGNILVIIAVLTSRSLKGAQNLFLVSLAAADILVATLIIPFSLANELQGYWAFSSIWCEIYLALDVLFCTSSIVHLCAIALDRYLSISRPVTYGAKRTPMRINAAIIVVWLISAVISFPPLLSLDKSEGGEEVCELNNERWYILYSTIGSFFAPCVIMILVYVRIYQIAKQHTRCPPGRKSKTAVRGSASVATIEPGAKLAEQNGDQGGTTASQREKVSTKMSCSDSTPSSLQKDPENITSQDTQHHPPNSSIAQVQKSTSSPSIPQHGRQILKVVPKKQLTKRGEAQTDVHLDNSSSSGSEAELEICEKDVAGKEEANKTDEQSKRFKVQMLNLAGRYKNTMATSSGTKLVHEGAHNIQGTPISRRKAMANREKRFTFVLAVVMGVFVICWFPFFLSYSLQAVCPETCSIPNPLFKFFFWIGYCNSCLNPVIYTIFNKDFRKAFKKILCRSTKGTFF